One region of Vigna angularis cultivar LongXiaoDou No.4 chromosome 10, ASM1680809v1, whole genome shotgun sequence genomic DNA includes:
- the LOC128194192 gene encoding uncharacterized protein LOC128194192, translating to MVRDSQDAEQGNGPKIRLEEGSDLVDNEGEIGVVSTDHIVAPRNEEPEQEFVAEVFTSEIPRIATSLTNSQTVEKPTPSNPLVDTQHTSEPCLMEQKKPLGEIPKSFEQVAVEETIAKNTNMTASSIFSESTTSKLDPTVTLLSKSHPHHGEINSSQTEARIAKESEGHPKIIQDFGANDITSLFAPVVVGKKGEDKLVGKTLAELEKYLKMSLKDIVSSETNSLCLLSALNFLSNLPFKDVKVSDGLKHIIDTMHRHLPSILFSFKQGFATTDKLAELEARANEVTIKKKFYDEVQRKEVVLKQQIIRLKEEIRVCEVALSSLEEEKNKCIAETVEYKTELENARKDESQMLEVAHKWSVLCSEYELNRMAATNRS from the exons ATGGTACGAGATTCCCAGGATGCTGAACAAGGTAATGGGCCTAAGATTCGCTTGGAAGAAGGTTCTGACTTGGTTGATAATGAAGGTGAAATAGGTGTTGTTTCTACTGACCACATTGTGGCTCCGAGAAATGAAGAACCAgagcaggaatttgttgcagaaGTTTTTACTTCAGAAATACCAAGAATAGCAACATCATTAACAAACTCGCAAACAGTTGAAAAGCCAACACCTTCAAAT CCATTGGTGGACACACAGCACACTAGTGAACCGTGTTTGATGGAGCAGAAAAAACCACTTGGTGAAATTCCAAAG AGTTTTGAGCAAGTTGCCGTAGAGGAAACCATAGCAAAGAACACCAATATGACAGCTTCATCAATTTTTTCCGAATCCACGACCTCTAAGTTGGATCCAACAGTTACTTTACTAAGTAAATCACATCCACAtcat GGTGAAATTAACAGCAGCCAAACTGAGGCACGCATTGCTAAAGAAAGTGAAGGCCATCCTAAAATCATTCAAGACTTTGGGGCCAATGATATCACGAGTTTATTTGCACCAGTTGTTGTTGGGAAAAAGGGTGAAGATAAGCTAGTTGGAAAGACCCTTGCTGAGTTAGAAAAGTATCTAAAGATGTCTCTGAAGGATATAGTTAGCTCTGAGACTAACAGCCTTTGCCTTTTGTCTGCTCTTAATTTCCTTTCCAACCTTCCTTTCAAAGATGTGAAAGTATCAGATGGACTGAAACATATTATAGACACTATGCACCGACACTTGCCAAGCATTCTATTCTCCTTTAAGCAAGGCTTTGCCACCACTGACAAGTTGGCAGAACTTGAAGCTCGTGCGAATGAGGTGACCATTAAAAAGAAGTTCTATGATGAAGTTCAACGGAAGGAAGTAGTTTTGAAGCAACAAATCATTAGGTTGAAGGAAGAAATAAGAGTTTGTGAGGTTGCCTTATCATCTCTGgaggaggaaaaaaacaaatgCATTGCGGAAACTGTAGAATACAAAACGGAGCTTGAAAATGCGAGGAAAGACGAATCTCAAATGTTGGAGGTGGCTCATAAATGGTCAGTTCTGTGTAGTGAATATGAGCTCAATCGCATGGCTGCTACAAATCGCTCGTGA